In a genomic window of Rubrobacter aplysinae:
- a CDS encoding TAXI family TRAP transporter solute-binding subunit, with protein MVRGRVRRSGAALVLALVTALALTACGAPQGSGGGGSGGGGGETNFQSNLQLGTGSTGGVYFPLGQELANIWEDNVQAENFGVNAVETGASVDNLAKISRGDLQLGIAQNNTGVQAVNGEGEFDGSEIQNAGFMGQLYPEAIQVITLESTGIESIEDLEGKRVAVGPPGGATREAADLVLGAYGIEDYQATQEGFDDAKAKLQDGNIDASIEVLGVPGSSVQQLEASTGEAVLLPISEEAISNIEEESGYESYEIPAESYDFLDGPVQTVSAFACMFGSTNQVSEDLGYKLTKSMYENADQFTLPQKEFITVEDALTGRGELPLHPGAKRYFEEQGVLDQ; from the coding sequence TTGGTTAGAGGAAGAGTAAGGAGATCCGGCGCGGCGCTGGTGCTGGCTCTCGTAACCGCGCTGGCGCTCACCGCCTGCGGCGCGCCGCAGGGCTCGGGTGGCGGCGGAAGCGGTGGCGGCGGGGGCGAGACCAACTTCCAGTCCAACCTCCAGCTCGGCACGGGCAGCACGGGCGGTGTGTACTTCCCACTCGGCCAGGAGCTGGCGAACATCTGGGAAGACAACGTGCAGGCCGAAAACTTCGGCGTAAACGCGGTAGAGACGGGGGCCTCTGTAGACAACCTGGCCAAGATCTCCCGCGGCGACCTGCAGCTCGGCATCGCGCAGAACAACACCGGCGTGCAGGCTGTCAACGGTGAGGGCGAGTTCGACGGCAGCGAGATCCAGAACGCGGGCTTCATGGGCCAGCTCTACCCGGAGGCTATACAGGTCATCACCCTGGAGTCCACCGGCATAGAGTCCATAGAGGACCTCGAAGGTAAGCGGGTCGCGGTCGGCCCGCCCGGCGGCGCCACGAGAGAGGCCGCGGACCTCGTGCTCGGGGCCTACGGGATAGAGGACTACCAGGCCACCCAGGAAGGCTTCGACGACGCCAAGGCCAAGCTCCAGGACGGCAACATAGACGCCTCCATAGAGGTGCTCGGCGTACCCGGTTCCAGCGTGCAGCAGCTAGAAGCCAGCACGGGCGAGGCGGTGCTGCTGCCCATAAGCGAAGAGGCAATCTCGAACATCGAAGAGGAAAGCGGCTACGAGTCGTACGAGATACCGGCAGAATCCTACGATTTCCTGGACGGCCCGGTACAGACCGTCTCGGCCTTCGCCTGCATGTTCGGCTCCACCAATCAGGTTAGCGAGGACCTCGGCTACAAGCTCACCAAGTCCATGTACGAGAACGCCGACCAGTTCACCCTGCCCCAGAAGGAGTTCATCACCGTCGAGGATGCCCTGACCGGCCGCGGAGAGCTGCCGCTGCACCCCGGCGCAAAGCGGTACTTCGAGGAGCAGGGGGTGCTGGACCAGTAG
- a CDS encoding uracil-DNA glycosylase, which yields MDSLFDAAESGEDREQRLEDLSRQVAVCTKCDLSQSRTNTVFGSGDPYSPLMLVGEGPGANEDATGLPFVGRAGKLLDDILAAVDLTRDQVYLTNTVKCRAAVEEGGKMKNRQPRTTEIRACNPYLQAQFETIKPGIILCLGGPAAKTIIDKDFKITRDRGQWREAYGAMAMATFHPAYVLRQQGEELNQTKRQVWQDVQNVYAEYQKIMEKRS from the coding sequence TTGGACAGCCTTTTTGACGCCGCCGAAAGCGGCGAGGACCGGGAGCAGCGGCTAGAGGATCTCTCCCGCCAGGTGGCGGTTTGTACCAAGTGTGATCTCTCGCAGAGCCGCACGAATACCGTATTCGGCTCGGGGGACCCGTACTCGCCGCTGATGCTCGTGGGCGAGGGGCCGGGCGCGAACGAGGATGCGACCGGGCTGCCGTTCGTCGGGCGAGCCGGGAAGCTCTTGGACGACATCCTGGCGGCGGTGGATCTCACGCGGGATCAGGTCTACCTCACGAACACGGTGAAGTGCCGGGCGGCGGTCGAGGAGGGTGGCAAGATGAAGAACCGCCAGCCACGCACCACCGAGATCCGGGCCTGCAACCCCTACCTCCAGGCCCAGTTCGAGACGATAAAGCCGGGCATTATCCTCTGCCTCGGCGGCCCGGCGGCCAAGACCATAATAGACAAGGACTTCAAGATTACCCGCGACCGCGGCCAGTGGCGCGAGGCCTACGGCGCGATGGCGATGGCGACCTTCCACCCGGCCTACGTGTTGCGCCAGCAGGGCGAGGAGCTAAACCAGACCAAGCGCCAGGTGTGGCAGGACGTACAGAACGTCTACGCCGAGTACCAGAAGATTATGGAGAAGCGGAGCTAG